One region of Mycolicibacterium rhodesiae NBB3 genomic DNA includes:
- a CDS encoding winged helix DNA-binding domain-containing protein: MRSFTVAERRARLARRHFLNAPAQSPAHVAGDVVGLHATDPATPYLSLWARVPGFVLADLDAELYETRNLVKHLAMRRTLWVVRAADLPHIQSGASDRVAANERRKLVADAQKAGLCGDGDAWLDTASKAVLSHLGEHGPTSAKDLRTALPELAGHHDPAPGKRWGGETPLAPRILTALSVRGDIVRGPNDGSWTVSRPQWAPMSDWLTMGDTVSPEEARTELVRRWLRAFGPATVTDIKWWFGNTLTWARQALVDLEAVEVDLEGTPGFVLPDDLEVEPDAEPWCALLPGLDVTTMGWFDRDWYLGGHRSQVFDTNGNGGPTAWCDGRIVGAWGQDADGRIEVRLLEDVGRAAHKALQKRADDLTDWLDGVRVSPRFPSPLSKGR; the protein is encoded by the coding sequence ATGCGCTCATTCACGGTTGCCGAGCGGCGAGCCAGGCTCGCGCGGCGGCACTTCCTCAACGCGCCCGCTCAGAGCCCGGCACACGTCGCAGGCGATGTCGTCGGTCTGCACGCCACCGATCCGGCCACGCCTTATCTCTCACTGTGGGCACGTGTGCCCGGCTTCGTCCTGGCCGATCTGGACGCCGAACTCTACGAGACACGGAACCTGGTGAAGCATCTCGCGATGCGTCGGACGCTGTGGGTGGTCCGCGCCGCGGACCTGCCACACATCCAGTCGGGTGCCAGCGATCGGGTGGCCGCCAACGAGCGCCGCAAGCTGGTCGCAGATGCGCAGAAGGCCGGCCTCTGCGGCGACGGCGACGCCTGGCTGGATACGGCGTCGAAGGCCGTGCTCAGCCATCTGGGCGAGCACGGCCCGACGAGTGCCAAGGACCTGCGTACCGCTCTGCCGGAGTTGGCCGGCCACCACGACCCTGCGCCCGGCAAGCGGTGGGGTGGCGAAACACCCTTGGCACCAAGGATTCTGACGGCGCTGTCGGTGCGGGGCGACATCGTGCGAGGTCCCAACGACGGGTCGTGGACGGTATCGCGTCCGCAATGGGCGCCGATGTCGGACTGGCTGACCATGGGTGACACCGTGTCACCGGAGGAAGCCCGTACCGAGTTGGTGCGACGATGGCTGCGGGCGTTCGGACCGGCGACGGTCACCGACATCAAATGGTGGTTCGGCAACACGTTGACGTGGGCGCGTCAGGCGCTGGTCGACCTCGAGGCCGTGGAGGTGGATCTGGAGGGCACACCAGGTTTCGTGCTGCCCGACGATCTCGAGGTCGAACCCGATGCCGAACCGTGGTGTGCGCTGCTGCCCGGCCTCGACGTCACGACGATGGGCTGGTTCGACCGCGACTGGTATCTCGGCGGGCACCGCAGCCAGGTGTTCGACACGAACGGCAACGGCGGACCGACGGCGTGGTGCGACGGGCGCATCGTCGGCGCCTGGGGGCAGGATGCCGACGGCCGCATCGAGGTGCGGCTCCTCGAGGACGTGGGCCGCGCCGCGCACAAGGCACTGCAGAAGCGCGCCGACGACCTCACCGATTGGCTGGACGGGGTACGGGTCAGCCCGCGCTTCCCGTCTCCCCTGTCGAAGGGTCGTTGA
- a CDS encoding lipoprotein LpqH: MNRVVAGVVGLAVGAAVLVGCSDDKPAAAPSSGNGNTQVSTSGKTEVKVGGSDLAGLDLNSVTCVKQGGKINVASAAINGQAGLAVVMTDEATPTVESLGMSVDGNALAVTNMMGAKTGSAEVKVDGATYTITGEAQGADMANPMAGMITKPFEIKVTCT; this comes from the coding sequence ATGAATCGAGTAGTCGCGGGTGTGGTCGGGCTCGCTGTCGGTGCGGCTGTCCTGGTGGGCTGCTCAGACGACAAGCCAGCAGCCGCGCCAAGCTCCGGAAACGGAAACACGCAGGTGAGCACGAGCGGCAAGACCGAGGTCAAGGTCGGCGGAAGTGACCTGGCCGGTCTGGATCTGAACTCGGTGACCTGCGTCAAGCAGGGCGGAAAGATCAACGTGGCCAGCGCGGCGATCAACGGCCAGGCCGGCCTCGCGGTCGTGATGACCGATGAAGCCACCCCGACTGTCGAGTCGCTGGGCATGTCGGTCGACGGCAACGCCCTCGCGGTCACCAACATGATGGGCGCAAAGACCGGTTCGGCCGAGGTCAAGGTCGACGGCGCCACCTACACCATCACCGGTGAAGCCCAAGGCGCAGACATGGCCAACCCCATGGCGGGCATGATCACCAAGCCCTTCGAGATCAAGGTGACCTGCACCTGA
- a CDS encoding CHAT domain-containing protein: protein MGDVAVIHAVTGAESATLVLRFADVGIATYASLRVVGDPSRTVTWVLDEEALRAALDELTGALPDPIDEETRRDALERAITTGAFASPATEFTIAATLGTHLIAPEAWGLIHDSRSGSATPRAVLFVSPSTRLARVPWGLVAMPGDDSRRLIELVDVLMAAPPNIVHSPRQPAGWGGRRTEPPLLVLDPRVPGQRPDSPLGSVLGRPSSDTPLARHFGELMQARRVLPDVAAPVDLFRRADADRAWLKNLLAQAPSRLLYVGHATAADGDIGHADRAALHLADERPLTASDLMVQKLPFPPRVGLLACASGGDYRFDEATGLVAAMILGGAELVTATLWSLPTAAGFRLFAPITDADPMAEAILAVDRAHEAGDAGRAVNDWQREQMRRWREGDLAASPLYWAALATFAVDGAR, encoded by the coding sequence ATGGGCGACGTGGCCGTGATCCATGCCGTGACCGGAGCCGAATCCGCCACGCTGGTCCTGCGATTCGCCGACGTCGGAATCGCCACGTACGCCAGTCTGCGTGTCGTCGGAGACCCGTCCAGGACGGTGACGTGGGTGCTGGACGAGGAGGCGCTGCGAGCCGCGCTGGACGAGCTGACCGGCGCATTGCCCGATCCCATCGACGAGGAGACCCGGCGCGACGCACTCGAACGTGCGATCACCACCGGTGCCTTCGCCTCGCCCGCAACGGAATTCACGATCGCCGCCACGCTGGGCACTCATCTGATCGCACCCGAGGCGTGGGGTTTGATTCACGACTCCCGCAGCGGATCGGCCACACCGCGCGCGGTGTTGTTCGTGTCACCCAGCACCCGGCTGGCTCGGGTGCCCTGGGGGCTCGTCGCGATGCCCGGCGACGACAGCCGGCGGCTCATCGAGCTGGTCGACGTTCTGATGGCGGCTCCACCCAACATCGTCCACTCGCCGCGCCAACCCGCCGGCTGGGGCGGGCGCCGGACCGAGCCGCCGCTGCTCGTCCTGGATCCCCGGGTACCCGGTCAGCGCCCCGACTCTCCGCTGGGTTCCGTGCTCGGTCGTCCGTCCTCCGATACCCCCCTGGCCAGACACTTCGGTGAGCTGATGCAAGCCCGCCGCGTCCTGCCCGACGTGGCGGCGCCGGTCGACCTGTTCCGGCGCGCTGACGCCGACCGCGCCTGGCTGAAGAATCTGTTGGCGCAGGCACCGAGCCGCCTGCTCTATGTCGGCCACGCGACCGCCGCCGACGGCGACATCGGCCATGCCGATCGGGCAGCGCTGCACTTGGCTGACGAACGCCCTCTCACCGCATCGGATCTCATGGTGCAGAAGCTGCCGTTTCCGCCACGCGTCGGTCTGCTCGCGTGTGCGTCCGGTGGTGACTACCGATTCGACGAAGCGACTGGCCTGGTCGCGGCTATGATTCTCGGCGGCGCTGAGTTGGTGACGGCGACGCTGTGGTCCCTACCGACAGCCGCCGGTTTTCGGCTGTTCGCGCCCATTACCGATGCCGATCCGATGGCCGAGGCGATTCTCGCCGTCGACCGCGCGCACGAAGCCGGCGATGCGGGGCGTGCTGTCAACGACTGGCAGCGCGAACAGATGCGGCGCTGGCGCGAGGGCGATCTGGCAGCGAGCCCGCTGTACTGGGCTGCCTTGGCTACGTTCGCCGTGGACGGTGCGCGGTGA